One window of the Triticum dicoccoides isolate Atlit2015 ecotype Zavitan chromosome 3B, WEW_v2.0, whole genome shotgun sequence genome contains the following:
- the LOC119281129 gene encoding uncharacterized protein LOC119281129 — MDAAEIAEKVRALEAALAAKASRISDLETRVSLLEAENTRFRKAVPNVQSMDHSGNQGPTFGRLDEGFGGNKQNSVGGHLVNGSAEVSDGGPERMAVGVAIRSSAEESLLAVPAPWKRTVPPVIGESGGEDEIEDADVGLEDDDVSIMPRGNKRKAMITSDSDDEDWNDKDGKVQEKLGVTPGGKRLLRGLSDDEDDAEDVRVVRPEHVPCVAETGIEDEDKDEDDGTYIREVLPKMKDKRGSRDYGELGEEYVESEDDSAEASSMEGFIDDEDCSENYNEEPVEPEESDGYVNYKDVMDALRRKRNANGKGWDYEAEMLSAFEEQAELCLKAVCALYRKQTEEEQSVKASMVHNGQGFNQMDAVRGSHIAEFLLDGDALGSPKKTVDDLEKYDKYALKFCQRIARRYSKQLFAIYQNKEDPYFP, encoded by the exons ATGGACGCCGCGGAGATCGCGGAGAAGGTCCGCgcgctcgaggccgcgctcgccgccaaGGCCTCCCGCATCTCTGACCTGGAGACTAGGGTCTCCCTCCTCGAAGCCGAGAACACGCGCTTCAGGAAGGCCGTGCCCAATGTACAGTCAATGGATCATTCAGGCAACCAGGGCCCAACCTTCGGCCGATTGGACGAGGGTTTCGGCGGAAACAAGCAAAACTCAGTGGGGGGCCATCTGGTGAATGGTTCTGCAGAGGTCAGTGACGGCGGGCCAGAGAGGATGGCTGTTGGGGTCGCCATTAGGAGTAGCGCGGAGGAGAGCCTTCTTGCTGTCCCGGCTCCTTGGAAGCGCACAGTGCCGCCAGTGATTGGCGAGAGCGGCGGCGAAGACGAGATTGAGGATGCTGATGTGGgtcttgaggatgatgatgtttcgATTATGCCACGAGGCAACAAGCGTAAAGCGATGATTACCAGCGatagcgacgacgaggactggAATGACAAGGATGGTAAAGTGCAGGAGAAGTTAGGTGTTACACCCGGTGGAAAGCGTTTGTTACGTGGACTcagtgatgatgaagatgatgctgaggATGTTCGTGTGGTTAGGCCAGAGCATGTGCCATGTGTAGCTGAGACAGGGATTGAAGATGAGGACAAGGACGAGGATGATGGAACCTACATTCGTGAAGTGCTTCCGAAGATGAAGGACAAGAGGGGGAGTAGAGATTATGGTGAATTGGGTGAAGAGTATGTGGAGAGTGAGGATGATTCAGCAGAAGCCAGCAGTATGGAAGGATTTATAGATGATGAGGACTGTTCAGAAAATTATAATGAAGAGCCTGTTGAGCCAGAAGAGTCTGACGGTTATGTGAACTATAAAGATGTTATGGATGCGCTACGTCGCAAAAGGAATGCTAATGGTAAGGGCTGGGACTATGAGGCAGAGATGCTCTCAGCATTTGAGGAACAAGCTGAACTTTGCTTGAAAGCTGTATGCGCCCTCTACCGAAAGCAAACTGAGGAAGAACAGTCAGTTAAAGCCAGTATGGTGCATAATGGACAAGGATTTAACCAGATGGATGCTGTTAG GGGATCTCACATAGCAGAGTTTCTTCTGGATGGTGATGCTCTTGGATCGCCTAAGAAAACTGTCGACGATTTGGAAAAATACGACAAATATGCTCTCAAGTTCTGTCAGAGAATCGCTAGGCGTTACTCTAAACAGCTGTTTGCGATATATCAGAACAAGGAGGACCCCTACTTTCCCTGA